In Pseudocalidococcus azoricus BACA0444, a single window of DNA contains:
- the purQ gene encoding phosphoribosylformylglycinamidine synthase subunit PurQ: protein MKVGIIVFPGSNCDRDVAYVTGEILGWPTRMIWHQDTHLGDVDLVVLPGGFSYGDYLRCGAIARFSPIMPAIKDHAAAGKLLLGICNGFQILTEVGLLPGALGRNRDLHFICDQAQLRVENSQTPWTNAYTPGQVIQLPIAHGEGSYYATPETLEALEANQQVLFRYCQPDGAWVEGQNPNGSLHNIAGICNRAGNVLGMMPHPERAADPLLRGLDGLILFQSLVNQDSCMPISV from the coding sequence ATGAAGGTTGGGATTATTGTTTTCCCTGGCTCTAACTGTGATCGGGATGTGGCCTACGTCACGGGGGAAATCCTCGGTTGGCCGACTCGAATGATTTGGCATCAGGATACCCACCTGGGGGATGTGGATTTAGTGGTTTTGCCCGGCGGGTTTAGCTATGGGGATTATCTGCGCTGTGGGGCCATTGCCCGGTTTTCGCCCATTATGCCTGCAATCAAAGACCACGCTGCCGCGGGAAAACTGCTCTTAGGAATTTGTAACGGCTTTCAAATCTTGACCGAGGTGGGCTTATTGCCGGGGGCCCTAGGGCGGAACCGGGATTTGCATTTTATTTGCGACCAGGCCCAGTTGCGGGTTGAAAATAGCCAAACCCCCTGGACAAATGCCTATACCCCCGGTCAAGTCATTCAATTACCCATTGCCCACGGCGAAGGCTCCTACTATGCCACACCGGAAACCTTAGAAGCCTTGGAAGCCAATCAGCAAGTTCTCTTTCGCTACTGTCAACCGGACGGAGCTTGGGTCGAAGGGCAAAATCCCAATGGTTCGCTGCATAATATCGCCGGAATTTGTAACCGAGCCGGAAACGTTTTAGGGATGATGCCTCACCCGGAGCGGGCTGCAGATCCTCTTTTGAGGGGACTGGATGGTTTAATCCTATTCCAATCCCTCGTCAATCAAGACTCTTGCATGCCTATTTCGGTCTAA
- a CDS encoding BCD family MFS transporter has translation MTENTTLPKLPLWEMFRLGLFQMGLGMMSILTLGVLNRVMIQELTLPATLVVLTIAMHQFVAPVRVWFGQLSDAYPIKGFHRTGYVWLGAVAFSLVAFLTVQVIWQLAGAWDGTNWTGTTTLWMVGLGFLFACYGAFVSASSTPFAALLVDVSDEDNRSQLVGVVWSMLTVGIVIGAILSAGLLKQIELDTPIAELQAAINRLFLIVLLLVVGLAVVGTWGIEAKFSRYGQRTQARTSSEKITLGRALRILLANRQTGIFFGFLLLMTISLFIQEPVLEPFGGEVFGMTISETTRLNAYWGMGTLLGLSLTGFLIVPRLGKMMTTRLGCGAVAVSFVLLLLAGFTGNSTLLLGELVIFGIAAGITTTGALSLMLDLTAAETAGTFIGAWGLAQAIARGSATVLGGTALDVGRRLFGEPLLAYATVFCLPILGMGLAIWLLGQVDVKQFQQQSAAAITKILAQELD, from the coding sequence ATGACGGAAAATACCACCCTGCCTAAATTACCCCTGTGGGAGATGTTTCGCCTCGGTTTGTTTCAGATGGGCCTGGGGATGATGTCCATTTTGACCTTGGGGGTTTTGAATCGGGTCATGATCCAAGAGTTAACCCTCCCAGCCACCTTGGTAGTTTTAACCATTGCCATGCATCAGTTTGTGGCCCCAGTCCGGGTTTGGTTTGGGCAGTTGTCCGATGCCTACCCGATTAAAGGGTTTCATCGCACGGGCTATGTTTGGCTGGGGGCGGTGGCCTTTAGTCTGGTGGCTTTTTTGACGGTACAGGTGATTTGGCAACTGGCCGGGGCCTGGGATGGGACAAATTGGACGGGGACAACAACGCTCTGGATGGTGGGTTTAGGATTTCTCTTTGCCTGTTATGGAGCCTTTGTCAGCGCCAGTTCCACTCCCTTTGCGGCTCTGTTGGTGGATGTCTCTGATGAAGATAACCGCAGTCAACTGGTCGGAGTGGTGTGGTCAATGCTGACAGTGGGGATCGTGATTGGGGCGATTCTCAGTGCGGGGTTACTCAAACAAATTGAACTGGATACCCCCATCGCGGAGTTACAGGCCGCGATTAACCGTCTATTCCTAATTGTCTTGCTCCTCGTCGTTGGTTTAGCTGTGGTCGGAACTTGGGGCATTGAAGCTAAGTTTTCCCGTTATGGTCAGCGCACCCAGGCCCGGACAAGCTCAGAAAAGATTACCTTGGGGCGGGCCTTGCGAATTCTTTTGGCTAATCGGCAAACGGGCATTTTCTTCGGCTTTTTGCTTTTGATGACAATCAGTTTATTTATCCAGGAGCCGGTCTTAGAACCCTTTGGCGGTGAAGTTTTTGGGATGACCATTAGTGAAACGACGCGGCTGAATGCCTATTGGGGGATGGGCACATTATTGGGCCTGAGCTTAACCGGCTTTTTAATTGTGCCGCGCCTCGGAAAAATGATGACAACGCGTTTGGGCTGTGGAGCCGTGGCTGTGAGTTTTGTGCTGCTCCTATTGGCCGGGTTCACGGGAAATTCAACCCTGCTGTTGGGAGAACTAGTCATATTTGGGATTGCGGCCGGAATTACGACCACTGGGGCCTTGAGCCTAATGTTAGATTTAACCGCAGCCGAAACAGCCGGAACCTTTATCGGGGCCTGGGGCCTGGCCCAAGCGATTGCGCGGGGATCAGCGACGGTGTTGGGCGGGACAGCGTTGGATGTGGGCCGGCGGCTTTTTGGTGAACCCTTACTCGCTTATGCCACAGTCTTTTGTTTACCGATTCTGGGGATGGGCCTGGCGATTTGGCTCTTGGGACAGGTGGATGTCAAGCAGTTCCAGCAGCAGTCAGCGGCCGCCATCACCAAAATCTTGGCCCAGGAGTTGGATTAG
- the msrB gene encoding peptide-methionine (R)-S-oxide reductase MsrB, which translates to MNKRTFLKLGIGSLGLVGIAELLGIKLFPGDALANSTFEVTKSESEWRKILSPGQYYVLRMKGTELPNSSPLDKEYRAGTFFCAGCQLPLFSSQAKYDSGTGWPSFTKPISGAIATSVDNSFFMTRTEVHCRRCGGHLGHVFLDNRSASGSRYCMNGLALKFVAR; encoded by the coding sequence ATGAATAAACGGACATTTCTCAAGTTGGGGATCGGCTCACTGGGGCTGGTTGGCATTGCCGAACTTTTGGGGATCAAATTATTTCCAGGGGATGCTCTGGCCAACAGCACTTTTGAAGTAACAAAGTCAGAATCAGAATGGCGAAAAATCCTTAGCCCAGGCCAGTACTATGTGTTGCGGATGAAAGGGACTGAACTGCCCAATAGTAGCCCCTTAGACAAGGAATATCGGGCTGGAACTTTTTTCTGTGCTGGCTGTCAATTACCCTTGTTTAGCTCCCAGGCCAAATATGACAGTGGCACCGGCTGGCCCAGTTTTACGAAACCGATTTCGGGGGCGATCGCTACCTCTGTGGATAACTCCTTTTTTATGACCCGAACCGAAGTCCATTGTCGCCGCTGTGGTGGGCATTTAGGCCATGTTTTTTTAGATAATCGTTCAGCTTCGGGATCACGGTATTGTATGAATGGCCTGGCCTTGAAGTTTGTTGCCCGTTAG
- a CDS encoding alpha/beta hydrolase, producing MAPGLAAESITIAFPPLGNFVLTVKDIETFAKEGSPSPALERFVRLVPQENQEQLREALQESMQLSPKTVEEAVNSPLGIALFNRIGQVLRTADNQNGSVALKQAFVTAAKNPAGISILNVIRAFPSPTIQVEGQLGFRTLQGFVRVTENQNRVVAALAKTANASRSLPIPSNLPNPAQNGSFTWDKKSITFVNPNRGNQPIPAELYLPKGLTQPTPLIVISHGLASDRFTFTYLAEHFASQGFPVAAITHPGSDSQRFKFFLSGTEIDYRIIPSDLVNRPLDIKYFLDTLSKTATPDWQINVNQVGVLGHSMGGYTALAVAGAGIDRTSIQKECNRIRDDLNSFNISALLQCRILGVPSVSEQLRDERVKAVVAINPIGSVIFGQAGISQIKIPTLIVAGSEDIFAPPLDEQFIPFTWLTTPDKYLAVINLGTHFSVLQPGETGVFPVPNDLIGPDPTKAKPMVKGITSAFFQTYITPNPEFQGFLGQKFAGGLATNPFSLYMIRELTQAQINAAIAGGPARP from the coding sequence ATGGCCCCGGGCCTGGCCGCTGAATCCATCACTATTGCCTTTCCACCCCTGGGTAATTTTGTTTTGACCGTGAAGGATATTGAAACCTTTGCTAAAGAAGGCTCCCCTAGCCCCGCCCTCGAACGTTTTGTCCGCCTCGTCCCCCAGGAAAACCAGGAACAACTGCGGGAAGCTCTCCAAGAAAGTATGCAGCTATCCCCCAAAACAGTCGAAGAAGCTGTTAACTCTCCTTTGGGAATTGCCCTGTTTAATCGGATTGGGCAAGTTTTACGCACCGCTGACAACCAAAACGGCTCCGTGGCCCTCAAACAAGCCTTTGTCACTGCGGCTAAGAATCCGGCCGGGATCAGTATCCTGAATGTGATTCGGGCTTTTCCGAGTCCAACGATTCAAGTTGAGGGACAATTGGGGTTTAGAACTCTCCAAGGCTTTGTCCGGGTAACGGAAAATCAAAATCGGGTGGTGGCCGCCCTGGCAAAAACGGCCAATGCTAGCCGATCCCTCCCCATCCCCAGCAATCTGCCCAACCCGGCCCAAAATGGCTCCTTTACCTGGGATAAAAAAAGTATTACCTTTGTCAACCCTAATCGAGGCAATCAACCCATTCCCGCCGAACTCTATCTTCCCAAGGGGCTGACCCAACCCACTCCCTTAATTGTCATCTCCCATGGCCTGGCTTCCGACCGATTTACCTTTACCTACTTAGCGGAACACTTTGCTTCCCAAGGCTTTCCAGTGGCGGCCATTACCCATCCTGGCTCCGACTCCCAGCGGTTTAAGTTCTTTCTATCGGGGACTGAAATTGACTATCGCATCATTCCATCTGACCTCGTTAATCGCCCTCTGGACATCAAATACTTTTTAGATACCTTGTCCAAAACTGCCACCCCGGATTGGCAAATTAACGTGAATCAAGTCGGAGTTTTAGGCCATTCTATGGGCGGTTATACGGCATTAGCGGTAGCTGGGGCGGGGATTGATCGGACTTCCATCCAAAAAGAATGTAATCGCATCCGAGATGATCTCAATTCCTTCAACATTTCTGCCCTGCTCCAATGCCGGATACTCGGTGTACCCAGTGTCTCCGAACAGTTACGGGATGAACGGGTCAAGGCGGTGGTGGCGATCAATCCCATTGGCAGTGTGATTTTTGGCCAGGCCGGCATCTCCCAAATAAAAATTCCCACACTCATTGTTGCGGGCAGTGAGGATATTTTTGCCCCCCCCTTAGATGAACAATTCATCCCCTTTACCTGGCTGACAACACCGGATAAGTATCTGGCGGTTATAAACTTAGGGACCCATTTTTCCGTCTTACAACCTGGCGAAACGGGGGTTTTCCCAGTCCCCAATGATTTGATTGGCCCCGATCCCACGAAGGCCAAGCCCATGGTGAAAGGGATTACCTCGGCCTTTTTCCAAACCTACATCACCCCCAATCCAGAGTTTCAGGGGTTTTTGGGGCAAAAATTTGCGGGCGGGTTGGCGACTAATCCCTTCTCTCTCTACATGATTCGGGAACTCACCCAAGCGCAAATTAACGCTGCCATTGCTGGGGGACCAGCCCGACCTTAG
- a CDS encoding alpha/beta fold hydrolase encodes MVTLDTQAWQHQYINVNQANQVRLHYVTQGEGDLVILLHGFPEFWYSWRFQLPALARHFKVVVPDLRGYNDSEKTQQGYDLKTLSQDILSLITALGYERAHIVGHDCGGVIAWYLAQNFPQALGKLVVLNAPPPDGLFREIWGQLDHLWRRWPLLACQVPGLAEYWLGSNLKGFVQDWFQRYSIRKAAFSNDTLQIYQSALEKAGAISAALASYRHLLLPQAWWPQFRNQVQQINIPTLVLWGADDPVLSRSLTESLEHLLTGPWRLRLLNDCGHWAMQEVPDLVNRELINFLRGDVLLLPNPNS; translated from the coding sequence ATGGTGACATTGGATACCCAGGCCTGGCAGCATCAGTACATTAACGTCAATCAAGCCAATCAAGTTCGTTTACATTACGTCACCCAAGGCGAAGGGGATTTAGTCATTCTCCTGCACGGATTTCCAGAATTTTGGTATTCCTGGCGATTTCAATTACCAGCCCTGGCCCGTCATTTTAAGGTGGTCGTCCCAGATTTACGGGGCTATAATGATTCCGAAAAAACTCAGCAGGGCTATGATCTCAAGACCCTCAGCCAGGACATATTAAGCTTAATTACCGCCCTGGGCTATGAACGGGCCCACATTGTTGGTCATGATTGCGGCGGTGTGATTGCCTGGTATTTAGCCCAAAATTTCCCCCAGGCCCTCGGTAAACTAGTCGTCCTCAATGCCCCGCCTCCCGATGGCTTATTTCGAGAAATTTGGGGCCAGTTGGATCATCTCTGGCGGCGTTGGCCTCTTTTGGCTTGTCAAGTGCCTGGCCTGGCGGAATATTGGCTCGGAAGCAACTTAAAGGGCTTTGTCCAAGATTGGTTTCAACGCTACTCCATTCGCAAAGCGGCCTTTTCCAATGACACCCTGCAAATCTATCAATCCGCCCTTGAAAAAGCCGGAGCTATTTCCGCCGCCCTAGCCAGTTATCGCCATTTACTCTTACCCCAGGCCTGGTGGCCCCAATTTCGCAACCAAGTCCAGCAGATTAACATCCCGACCCTTGTGCTTTGGGGGGCCGATGATCCCGTTTTAAGTCGTTCGTTGACGGAAAGTTTAGAGCACCTGTTAACGGGCCCTTGGCGATTACGCTTACTCAATGATTGTGGGCATTGGGCGATGCAGGAAGTCCCGGACTTGGTCAATCGTGAACTGATTAACTTCCTCCGGGGAGATGTCCTGCTGTTACCCAACCCAAACAGTTAG
- a CDS encoding DUF1815 family protein, translating into MFTRLADQHRRFIRELVFDLQALAIALEQRGLLASCYTCGGELNSASFMVSLMDGHLIRFLVSDYGITWTEMRDDRELMKLEGAEAISQLQELANLLKQPQTPSPAISLVY; encoded by the coding sequence GTGTTCACTCGACTTGCTGACCAACATCGCCGTTTTATCCGGGAGTTGGTGTTTGATCTCCAGGCCTTGGCCATTGCCCTTGAACAGCGGGGTCTCTTAGCTTCCTGTTACACCTGTGGCGGAGAGTTAAATAGTGCCTCCTTCATGGTTAGTTTGATGGATGGACATTTGATTCGGTTTTTAGTTTCCGATTACGGGATCACCTGGACAGAAATGCGGGATGACCGGGAATTGATGAAACTCGAGGGAGCCGAAGCCATCAGTCAACTCCAAGAACTGGCCAATTTACTTAAACAACCCCAAACTCCATCTCCGGCTATTTCTTTGGTGTATTAG
- a CDS encoding NUDIX hydrolase, with the protein MPSLTPVAIAILSQGSQFLMQLRDDLPGILYPGHWGLFGGHLEAGESPEAALRRELFEEISYCPPAVEFFGMYNDEKICRYVFWGQLAVGLEELDLREGWDLALVPEVAIRQGYFYSPKPNAEKPLGTVHQKIILDFIDASHLQARLG; encoded by the coding sequence ATGCCCTCTTTAACCCCTGTGGCCATTGCAATCCTTTCCCAAGGCAGTCAATTCTTAATGCAGTTACGGGATGATCTGCCAGGTATTCTCTATCCCGGCCATTGGGGGCTGTTTGGGGGGCATTTAGAAGCGGGTGAATCCCCGGAAGCGGCCCTGCGGCGAGAACTCTTCGAGGAAATCAGCTATTGCCCTCCCGCTGTAGAGTTTTTTGGAATGTACAACGATGAGAAGATTTGTCGCTATGTATTTTGGGGGCAGTTGGCAGTGGGCCTGGAGGAACTGGACCTAAGGGAAGGCTGGGATTTGGCCTTAGTCCCAGAAGTGGCGATTCGGCAAGGCTATTTCTACTCCCCCAAACCCAACGCTGAAAAACCCCTAGGCACTGTTCACCAAAAAATTATCCTCGACTTCATAGATGCAAGCCATCTTCAAGCAAGGCTGGGCTAA
- a CDS encoding PP2C family protein-serine/threonine phosphatase, whose translation MGLVFGVAYHILVIDDDPTTRLILAKNLRNQGYEVTTTNHGEAGISTAREIQPALIICDWMMPGLDGLEVCRRIKADPDLASIFFVLLTAKDDIADRIRGLDAGADEFLSKPIERDELRARVQAGLRLYQANQELKEQKHLLETELNEAAIYVRSLLPKPVSVPIKIDLRFIPSSQLGGDCCDFFWLDEQHLVMFLLDVSGHGLGAALPSVSLLNLLRSQKESAPQDFYYPGRILSLLNDGFQMNDQNDKYFTIWYGVYNQQSQQLTYASAGHPPALLIDANAAARVQVTPLKTPSLPIGMFDDVTYQTATCPVSTGSMLYIFSDGIYEFNTVSGSAWTLGEFGSLLASHYPKQSNLDSILAEIQGISAPGAMGVDDISLIQVQF comes from the coding sequence ATGGGACTGGTTTTCGGCGTGGCATATCACATTCTGGTTATTGATGATGATCCGACAACCCGCTTGATCCTGGCTAAGAATCTGCGCAACCAGGGGTATGAAGTCACCACTACAAATCATGGTGAAGCCGGGATCAGCACGGCCAGGGAGATTCAGCCCGCCCTAATTATTTGTGACTGGATGATGCCAGGCCTGGATGGATTAGAGGTGTGTCGGCGGATTAAAGCAGATCCAGACTTGGCTTCAATCTTTTTTGTGTTACTCACAGCCAAAGACGACATTGCCGACCGGATTCGGGGCCTGGATGCGGGGGCCGATGAATTTTTATCCAAACCGATTGAGCGGGATGAACTGCGGGCCAGGGTACAAGCAGGCTTGCGGCTCTATCAGGCCAACCAAGAACTGAAAGAGCAAAAACATCTCCTCGAAACCGAACTCAATGAAGCGGCAATTTATGTCCGGTCACTCTTGCCCAAACCGGTGTCTGTGCCAATCAAAATTGATTTGCGCTTTATTCCCTCCAGTCAACTGGGTGGCGATTGCTGCGACTTTTTTTGGCTAGATGAACAGCATCTGGTCATGTTTTTGCTCGATGTCTCTGGCCATGGCCTGGGGGCGGCGTTACCCTCAGTCTCCCTGCTCAATCTCCTCCGTTCCCAAAAAGAGTCTGCACCGCAGGATTTTTATTACCCCGGCCGGATCCTCTCCCTCCTTAATGATGGGTTTCAAATGAACGACCAGAACGATAAATATTTCACGATCTGGTATGGGGTCTATAACCAACAATCTCAACAACTCACCTATGCCAGTGCGGGCCATCCCCCAGCCTTGTTAATTGATGCCAATGCCGCCGCTAGAGTCCAAGTCACGCCCCTAAAAACCCCGAGCCTGCCAATTGGGATGTTTGATGATGTCACCTATCAGACTGCCACCTGTCCAGTCTCCACTGGGAGTATGCTCTATATCTTTAGTGATGGCATCTATGAATTTAATACCGTCAGCGGCTCGGCCTGGACGTTAGGGGAATTTGGCAGCCTCCTTGCTAGTCATTATCCCAAACAGTCCAACTTAGACAGCATTCTTGCGGAAATCCAGGGGATCAGTGCACCAGGAGCCATGGGAGTGGATGATATCTCCCTCATCCAAGTGCAGTTTTAG